A section of the Triticum dicoccoides isolate Atlit2015 ecotype Zavitan chromosome 7A, WEW_v2.0, whole genome shotgun sequence genome encodes:
- the LOC119334479 gene encoding uncharacterized protein LOC119334479, with translation MAAPPARVPLLRAPSRPFPASQINPRRHFRPSVSVAVGGVGGPVLRTCKNCKKQYDPAANHPSSCRYHTAHFGGETKRKFESVHSGGTMDTPGAGKVLQYWHCCGSEDPFDVGCTAAPHSSYDD, from the exons ATGGCCGCACCACCCGCGCGTGTGCCGCTTCTTCGTGCACCCAGCCGGCCCTTCCCCGCCTCCCAGATCAACCCCCGCCGTCACTTCCGGCCGTCGGTGTCGGTCGCCGTAGGAGGCGTGGGCGGCCCCGTGCTCCGCACCTGCAAGAATTGCAAGAAGCAGTACGACCCGGCTGCGAATCACCCTTCGTCATGCCGCTACCACACGGCCCACTTTGGAG GGGAAACAAAGAGAAAATTTGAAAGTGTCCATTCTGGTGGGACCATGGATACGCCGGGTGCAGGCAAAGTGCTCCAGTACTGGCATTGTTGTGGATCAGAGGATCCATTTGATGTTGGTTGTACTGCTGCTCCTCACTCTTCATACGATGACTAA
- the LOC119331279 gene encoding N-(5'-phosphoribosyl)anthranilate isomerase 1, chloroplastic-like, whose product MATTFSTKQPLRVAAPANKWRRPGLPLVKMQHSSSKRASASISLASSAEGAERNEPVVKMCGITSARDAEVAAEAGAKLIGMILWPKSKRSVQLSEAKEISRVAKSYGAEAVGVFVDDDEETILRVSDSCDLQLIQLHGDSSRALVPALAKNNRIVYVLNADTDGKLINSPPNEEYGIDWFLVDSAEGGSGKGFNWENFQMPSVKSKNGWLLAGGLHADNVCQAASALKPNGVDVSSGICSPDGISKDPERISSFMRSVQSLSS is encoded by the exons ATGGCGACGACGTTCTCAACCAAGCAGCCGCTGCGGGTCGCTGCACCTGCAAACAAAT GGCGGCGCCCAGGGTTGCCACTGGTTAAAATGCAACATTCGTCCAGCAAACGAGCTAGTGCTTCCATTTCATTGGCATCCAGTGCAGAGGGTGCGGAGAGAAACGAGCCCGTAGTCAAAATGTGTGGCATCACATCTGCCAGAGATGCAGAAGTCGCTGCAGAGGCTGGAGCTAAACTTATTGGGATGATTCTTTGGCCTAAGTCCAAACGGTCTGTCCAACTGTCGGAAGCGAAGGAAATATCCAGAGTAGCAAAGTCATATGGGGCTGAAGCTGTTGGTGTGTTTGTCGATGATGACGAAGAGACCATCTTAAGAGTATCCGATTCATGCGACCTTCAACTTATTCAG CTTCATGGAGATAGTTCTCGAGCACTAGTTCCTGCTCTTGCCAAGAACAATCGAATTGTATATGTTCTTAATGCTGACACGGATGGAAAACTTATCAATTCTCCTCCCAATGAAGAATATGGCATTGACTGGTTTTTGGTGGATAGTGCAGAGGGTGGAAG CGGCAAAGGATTCAACTGGGAGAATTTCCAAATGCCGTCGGTGAAAAGCAAGAACGGCTGGCTGCTAGCAGGAGGCCTTCATGCGGACAATGTTTGTCAAGCCGCTTCCGCTCTAAAACCAAATGGTGTGGATGTTAGCAGTGGAATATGCTCTCCTGACGGTATAAGCAAGGACCCGGAGAGAATATCATCCTTCATGAGAAGCGTACAATCCTTAAGTTCCTGA